A genomic stretch from Niallia sp. XMNu-256 includes:
- a CDS encoding DUF2188 domain-containing protein, translating to MADNNNNNRNEYFEERAGTEDARFHVVPHKEEGWAIKREGEDVPELTTESKDKAIEEAKKMAKDTSTMVIIHNDDGQIEDQLNYKE from the coding sequence ATGGCAGACAATAATAACAACAACCGCAATGAATACTTTGAGGAACGTGCAGGCACAGAAGATGCAAGATTTCACGTTGTACCACACAAGGAAGAAGGCTGGGCCATAAAACGTGAAGGTGAGGATGTCCCTGAACTTACTACTGAATCGAAAGACAAAGCTATAGAAGAAGCAAAGAAAATGGCAAAAGATACTTCTACAATGGTTATCATCCACAATGATGACGGTCAGATTGAAGATCAGCTGAACTATAAAGAATAG
- a CDS encoding aspartyl-phosphate phosphatase Spo0E family protein, with the protein MCREVEKLERRINQVRDRLILIAVETGLNSDDTIYYSQKLDKLITKYQKFKMSNRQKNGKESKTSSG; encoded by the coding sequence ATGTGTAGAGAGGTCGAAAAATTAGAACGAAGAATCAATCAAGTGAGAGACCGTTTGATCTTAATCGCAGTAGAAACAGGTTTAAATAGCGACGATACCATTTATTACAGTCAGAAGTTAGACAAGCTTATTACGAAGTATCAAAAATTTAAAATGAGTAACAGACAAAAGAATGGCAAAGAATCTAAAACTTCCTCCGGCTGA
- a CDS encoding sulfite exporter TauE/SafE family protein, translating to MKKLIVFAFIGLLAQLIDGALGMAYGVTSSSLLLAFGIAPAVASASVHLAEVVTTAASGASHIKFGNVDKQTVKRLIIPGSIGAFLGATFLSNIPGDLAKPYISIFLLALGVYVLARFLFMFKTGEQKDNIGLTRKKSIPLGLIAGFADATGGGGWGPIATPVLLSQKGISARKVVGTVDTSEFAIAVSATVGFLISLGWSEVNWLWVGALMIGGLIAAPIAAWLVQKIHAQLMGVIVGGFIILVNARTLVNTWVDQTSIYPFIYAGIAALWIGAIAFIVVKIRNTKATGVLG from the coding sequence GTGAAAAAATTAATTGTTTTTGCCTTTATTGGCTTGTTGGCACAGCTAATAGACGGCGCATTGGGAATGGCGTATGGTGTAACGTCATCATCTTTATTACTTGCATTTGGAATTGCACCAGCCGTTGCATCAGCATCTGTCCATTTAGCAGAGGTCGTCACAACAGCCGCATCTGGAGCATCACACATCAAGTTTGGGAACGTGGATAAGCAAACAGTCAAACGGCTTATCATTCCAGGATCCATTGGGGCATTTTTGGGAGCTACCTTCTTAAGTAATATACCGGGAGATCTGGCAAAGCCCTATATTTCTATATTTCTATTAGCTCTTGGAGTCTATGTTTTAGCTAGATTCTTATTTATGTTTAAAACTGGTGAACAGAAGGACAATATTGGTCTTACAAGAAAAAAATCTATTCCACTTGGTTTGATTGCAGGGTTTGCAGATGCAACTGGAGGAGGAGGCTGGGGACCAATTGCCACTCCTGTATTGTTATCCCAAAAAGGAATTAGTGCACGTAAAGTCGTTGGGACAGTTGATACAAGTGAATTCGCTATTGCGGTTTCTGCTACTGTAGGATTTTTAATCTCACTTGGCTGGTCGGAAGTAAACTGGCTGTGGGTAGGAGCATTAATGATAGGAGGATTAATTGCAGCGCCAATTGCCGCTTGGTTGGTACAGAAAATTCATGCCCAGCTAATGGGTGTAATAGTAGGTGGTTTTATCATCTTAGTAAATGCAAGAACACTTGTAAATACGTGGGTTGACCAAACATCGATTTATCCGTTTATCTATGCTGGAATTGCTGCTTTATGGATTGGAGCCATTGCTTTTATAGTCGTGAAAATTAGAAATACCAAAGCAACCGGAGTTTTAGGTTAA
- a CDS encoding YezD family protein, protein MPSKGRIDQQVLEKIKALLESLEYGTVQITIHDPQVTQIDKLERHRLPLQKSSHHKRT, encoded by the coding sequence TTGCCTTCAAAAGGACGAATTGATCAGCAAGTACTTGAAAAAATCAAAGCATTATTAGAAAGCCTTGAATATGGTACAGTACAAATAACGATACATGATCCACAGGTAACTCAAATCGATAAATTAGAAAGACACCGTTTACCATTACAAAAAAGCTCCCACCATAAAAGAACGTAG
- a CDS encoding DUF3784 domain-containing protein: MTLNTDFNTALIISIIVGALFIITGWLIWKKQKRNLIAGYKESEFKGDKDKLSKDMGIYSIIIGVLVLLFPLVIKYLGEWATWVLVGIIVLITILTLFKINFNNKG; encoded by the coding sequence TTGACCTTAAACACGGACTTTAATACAGCATTAATTATTTCTATTATTGTTGGAGCGCTATTTATTATAACTGGCTGGTTGATTTGGAAAAAGCAAAAAAGAAATTTAATAGCAGGTTATAAGGAATCTGAATTTAAAGGTGACAAAGATAAATTATCAAAGGATATGGGGATATATTCCATAATAATTGGGGTATTAGTTCTACTATTTCCACTAGTTATTAAATATTTAGGAGAATGGGCTACCTGGGTATTAGTAGGAATAATTGTCCTAATCACAATACTCACTTTGTTCAAAATAAATTTTAATAATAAAGGGTGA
- a CDS encoding DUF393 domain-containing protein: MKKLLVLYDSWCPLCIKIKKNIEYLDWFHIIEFQTIRNNDQYLDIPYEQLVKKMHCVELSNKKIHSGIDAVAAICLRIPLLFMFYFPLKFSSSIGIGEFVYNHIANSRRIVPVNNCVEDGCELIPNEHTTSKEPKTNAFHESK; the protein is encoded by the coding sequence ATGAAAAAATTATTGGTTTTATATGATAGTTGGTGTCCTTTGTGCATCAAAATAAAAAAGAATATAGAATATCTTGATTGGTTCCATATTATTGAATTCCAAACAATCCGCAATAATGATCAATACTTAGATATACCTTATGAACAACTTGTTAAAAAAATGCATTGTGTAGAACTGAGCAATAAAAAAATCCACTCAGGAATTGATGCTGTAGCTGCTATCTGCCTCCGTATCCCACTTCTTTTTATGTTTTATTTTCCATTGAAATTTTCTAGTTCTATTGGGATAGGAGAATTTGTTTATAATCATATAGCCAATTCTAGAAGAATAGTTCCAGTAAATAATTGTGTGGAAGATGGGTGTGAACTTATACCAAACGAACATACAACTAGTAAGGAGCCAAAAACTAATGCATTCCATGAATCAAAATAA
- a CDS encoding SdpA family antimicrobial peptide system protein, which yields MHSMNQNKLAKWFYTFFAILLLVVMLSIISALPQNPLTLNKTNDTLFSQLLPQGWGFFSKNPREEFLNVYSTNSEISAQWPNMKLTNLFGVDRTGRAQGTELGLIIPELQETDFKECNKDIDDCIADMKDVQPIEIYNSTPKKTLCGEQYITLQEPMPWAWSSSTERTYKSSKLAKVELVCTKN from the coding sequence ATGCATTCCATGAATCAAAATAAATTAGCAAAATGGTTTTACACATTTTTTGCCATCTTATTACTAGTGGTCATGCTCTCAATCATTAGTGCATTACCTCAAAACCCTTTAACTTTAAATAAAACTAACGATACACTATTTTCTCAATTATTACCTCAAGGTTGGGGGTTTTTCAGTAAAAATCCAAGAGAAGAATTCTTAAATGTTTATTCAACTAATAGTGAAATCTCCGCTCAATGGCCCAATATGAAATTAACAAATTTATTTGGAGTAGATAGAACTGGTAGAGCCCAAGGAACCGAATTAGGTTTAATAATTCCAGAGCTTCAGGAAACAGATTTTAAAGAGTGTAATAAGGATATAGATGATTGTATAGCTGATATGAAAGACGTACAACCCATAGAAATATATAATTCTACCCCGAAGAAAACTTTATGTGGTGAACAATATATTACATTACAAGAACCTATGCCTTGGGCATGGAGCTCTTCTACGGAAAGAACTTACAAATCATCTAAATTAGCAAAGGTAGAATTGGTATGTACAAAAAATTAG
- a CDS encoding sporulation-delaying protein SdpB family protein, with product MYKKLVNQTGNYIMTKGSPFTNVYGLARSLLALGTLVTLLFNDINTLFKPVAGVTEYPYCSTGINSISVFCIASNTYLSEIKIVTIILLIIIMSGWRPRITGLIHWWIAFSVQNSMTTLDGGDQVTAVLTFLLIPMTLVDERKWHWEKDCSIEKNRDIAVALGWASIFVIQFQIAILYLHSSIAKLTTSEWVNGTAVYYFLNDPLFGLSPIIKPLIQPITESWLVVIPTWGTIILQFLLFCGLFSNSKTKKILFVLAITMHEIFALMLGLVSFSIAMSAALILFLLPINAHFKYKFKFNFQFNLPLTRKEVE from the coding sequence ATGTACAAAAAATTAGTAAATCAAACCGGAAATTACATAATGACAAAGGGAAGTCCATTTACAAATGTTTATGGTCTAGCACGAAGTCTATTGGCTCTTGGCACACTTGTAACGCTTTTGTTTAATGATATCAATACTCTTTTTAAACCTGTTGCTGGAGTTACCGAATATCCATATTGTTCTACAGGTATAAATTCAATTAGTGTTTTTTGTATTGCTTCAAATACATACTTATCCGAAATTAAAATTGTTACTATTATTCTCTTAATTATTATTATGTCAGGATGGAGACCTAGAATAACAGGTTTAATACATTGGTGGATAGCCTTCAGTGTTCAAAATTCAATGACCACTCTTGATGGTGGTGATCAAGTAACAGCCGTTTTAACATTTCTATTAATCCCAATGACACTAGTCGATGAAAGAAAATGGCATTGGGAAAAGGATTGCTCTATCGAAAAGAACAGAGACATCGCAGTTGCTTTAGGATGGGCATCTATATTTGTGATTCAGTTTCAAATAGCAATATTATATTTACATTCAAGTATTGCAAAATTAACTACCTCTGAGTGGGTTAATGGTACTGCTGTATATTATTTTTTAAACGATCCACTTTTTGGGCTTAGTCCTATAATTAAACCATTAATTCAGCCGATAACTGAAAGTTGGTTAGTTGTCATTCCGACGTGGGGGACAATTATTCTACAGTTTTTACTGTTTTGCGGACTATTTTCAAACTCGAAAACTAAAAAAATATTATTTGTGTTAGCTATAACTATGCATGAGATTTTTGCTTTAATGTTAGGGCTTGTCTCTTTTTCGATAGCGATGAGTGCCGCATTAATTTTATTCTTATTGCCGATTAATGCTCATTTTAAATATAAGTTTAAATTTAATTTTCAATTTAATTTACCTTTAACTCGAAAGGAGGTGGAATAA
- a CDS encoding sporulation delaying protein family toxin, with the protein MKKALSLILVFALFLSSLSAVNVQVAEAKTKDKDYTGQELFEGIFFGYGEVSESLSDFWETALPEGYTYSKEEINRIKSIEKQLVRNDPHFFKNFKKGIESGDHFVIEETIAETEKALAKIFEKEIAQEREALAQEDSKVTQSISNDEAQALAVKPGFALWVAYSYVGATHIAAVFVVTVVAVGTKFVGPSSAVEADNLLSREMYVDSIAENLN; encoded by the coding sequence ATGAAGAAAGCTCTTTCTTTAATTTTAGTTTTTGCATTATTTTTATCGAGTCTTTCGGCCGTAAATGTACAAGTTGCTGAAGCTAAAACCAAAGACAAAGACTACACTGGTCAAGAACTTTTTGAAGGGATATTTTTTGGATATGGTGAAGTAAGTGAATCACTTTCAGATTTTTGGGAAACTGCATTACCTGAAGGTTATACCTACTCTAAAGAAGAAATTAATAGAATCAAAAGCATCGAAAAACAACTAGTAAGAAACGACCCTCATTTCTTTAAAAACTTCAAAAAAGGAATTGAGAGTGGAGATCATTTTGTTATTGAAGAAACAATTGCTGAAACCGAAAAAGCTTTAGCGAAAATATTTGAAAAAGAAATAGCACAAGAGCGTGAGGCTCTTGCTCAAGAAGATTCTAAAGTTACTCAATCTATTTCAAATGATGAAGCTCAGGCTTTAGCAGTTAAACCTGGATTTGCATTATGGGTAGCTTATTCCTATGTAGGAGCAACACATATTGCAGCTGTATTTGTTGTAACCGTTGTTGCAGTCGGCACTAAATTTGTTGGTCCTAGTTCTGCTGTAGAGGCAGATAACCTCTTATCTAGAGAAATGTATGTAGACAGTATTGCAGAAAATTTGAACTAA
- a CDS encoding helix-turn-helix transcriptional regulator yields MTEQQTNNVPVSISIQLMPSTIKRLEEINHYLAIRNKGDLTLEDTIKDAIANYLDVMRPLKKEEIDYIGTLVVDGSPYAIRNRFKEIMNQKGMKAVKLQKDTGISKSNISQVLNNKNLNMSLDYFLRIWFALQCPPIGDCLYRENLKP; encoded by the coding sequence ATGACAGAACAACAAACAAATAACGTTCCTGTTTCTATTTCGATTCAATTAATGCCTTCCACAATTAAACGACTGGAAGAGATAAATCATTATTTGGCCATTCGTAATAAAGGTGATCTCACTTTAGAAGATACGATTAAAGATGCCATTGCTAATTATTTAGATGTGATGAGACCGCTTAAAAAAGAGGAAATTGACTACATCGGCACTTTGGTAGTAGATGGATCTCCTTATGCTATTAGAAACCGGTTTAAAGAGATTATGAATCAAAAAGGAATGAAAGCCGTAAAATTACAAAAGGACACAGGAATAAGTAAAAGTAATATATCTCAAGTGTTAAACAATAAAAATTTAAATATGAGCCTTGATTATTTTCTTCGTATTTGGTTTGCATTACAATGTCCCCCTATTGGAGATTGTTTATATCGTGAAAATTTGAAACCATAG
- a CDS encoding TrbC/VirB2 family protein codes for MFQKQETFTISEFLQQTKPKENQTLREEMDFFLQTYLKEVKVAKPKQKRKYQTMILKTLSVSLSVLVFATPAFAQTPQPATIPTEVESLLQTIQIICLGLVAGVATICLMLAGAMRVVGLGEKAKAWSTEIIKGTLQVISAPVVVWLLITIVKGILSPLPGFQNF; via the coding sequence GTGTTTCAAAAACAGGAAACCTTCACGATTAGTGAATTTTTACAACAAACCAAACCAAAAGAAAACCAAACACTTAGGGAGGAAATGGATTTTTTTCTCCAAACCTACCTGAAGGAGGTGAAGGTAGCAAAACCGAAACAGAAAAGGAAATATCAAACAATGATTCTGAAAACTTTATCCGTATCGTTATCGGTTCTCGTATTTGCTACTCCCGCATTCGCTCAAACCCCACAACCAGCCACCATTCCAACCGAAGTAGAATCCCTTCTTCAAACCATACAAATCATTTGTCTAGGACTCGTAGCCGGAGTCGCAACAATCTGCCTGATGTTAGCCGGAGCGATGCGGGTGGTCGGTCTAGGAGAGAAAGCCAAAGCGTGGTCAACGGAGATCATAAAGGGAACTTTGCAAGTAATCTCAGCACCTGTCGTAGTATGGTTGCTGATCACCATCGTCAAAGGGATACTAAGCCCCTTACCAGGATTTCAAAATTTTTAG